A single genomic interval of Carassius gibelio isolate Cgi1373 ecotype wild population from Czech Republic chromosome A22, carGib1.2-hapl.c, whole genome shotgun sequence harbors:
- the LOC127942995 gene encoding ubiquitin carboxyl-terminal hydrolase 47 isoform X8 — protein sequence MCQSINQMEEDIKKMEIKDPADRSSVSHTQKDRQRQTNQDSCPYRGLLNLGATCYLNSTLQVLFMTRAFRESVLRRSPGDTSEKFETVLKELFEELSDQDEGAPSVSTKPVIKALGVQTLYEQQDAVEYFLDILEKVGPDLAEVFSGTMRNKRRCSEDHESHDDSSFKSLQIALNVTDTGAYRIEDGVRSYFESTTLVGDDQMYCETCDEKRDTTWGCEIHKYPAILSLHLKRFEYDCWSCGFEKNDCPMDVPLHLSLGEHRYALYAVINHRGSRSGGHYTADIRSFTENRWYCFDDSHVTEIDERKLERSREAYLLLYQKLDSPPVSKTRKVTQNSARTEEPSSSVARVEDEEEPKTKSAEAGEPVETGRAGQCAAAHNKPHLEESAVTRRLRQRLCDEPKKPHKRKHEKTESMHKKEKASKRNVKSNHEETETREIDIRSRKM from the exons ATGTGCCAAAGCA TAAATCAGATGGAAGAGGACATTAAAAAGATGGAGATCAAGGATCCAGCTGACAGATCAtcagtctctcacacacagaaGGACAGACAAAGACAAACTAACCAAGATTCTT GTCCGTACAGGGGTCTGCTGAATCTGGGAGCCACCTGCTATCTGAACTCAACCCTCCAGGTGCTGTTCATGACCCGAGCGTTCAGAGAGAGCGTGCTGCGCCG ATCTCCTGGGGACACAAGTGAGAAGTTCGAGACAGTATTAAAGGAACTGTTTGAAGAGCTCAGTGATCAGGACGAGGGTGCTCCGAGCGTCTCAACGAAACCAGTAATCAAGGCTCTCGGTGTACAGACAC TCTATGAGCAGCAGGACGCTGTGGAATACTTCCTAGATATCCTTGAGAAAGTAGGCCCTGATTTGGCCGAG GTCTTCAGTGGAACTATGAGGAACAAGAGGAGATGTTCAGAAGATCACGAGTCTCATGATGACAGCTCGTTCAAGTCTCTACAGATCGCTCTGAACGTCACAGACACAGGAGCGTACAGGATA GAAGACGGGGTTCGATCTTATTTTGAATCTACAACATTAGTTGGAGACGACCAGATGTACTGTGAAACCTGCGACGAGAAACGAGACACCACATGG GGTTGTGAGATACACAAGTATCCAGCAATACTGTCTCTGCACCTGAAAAGGTTTGAGTATGACTGCTGGTCGTGTGGGTTTGAGAAGAACGATTGCCCCATGGATGTACCGCTTCATTTATCTCTCGGG GAGCACAGATATGCTCTCTATGCCGTGATCAATCACAGGGGCAGTCGTTCTGGGGGTCACTACACCGCGGACATCCGCTCGTTCACTGAGAACAGGTGGTACTGTTTTGATGACAGTCATGTCACAGAG ATTGATGAGCGCAAACTGGAAAG GTCTAGGGAAGCTTACTTGCTCTTGTACCAGAAAC TCGACAGTCCTCCAGTTTCTAAGACGAGGAAAGTAACCCAGAATTCTGCCAGAACTGAAGAACCAT cttcgtCAGTTGCACGGGTGGAGGACGAAGAAGAACCCAAAACTAAATCTGCTGAAGCAGGAGAACCGGTGGAAACGGGCAGAGCTGGG caGTGTGCTGCAGCTCATAATAAACCACATCTGGAAG AGTCTGCTGTGACGCGGCGTCTGAGACAGAGACTTTGTGATGAGCCCAAGAAACCACATAAAAGAAAGCACGAGAAAACTGAGAGCATGCATAAAAAGGAGAAAGCCAGTAAAAGAAATGTCAAGTCTAATCACGAagagacagagacgagagagatCGACATCAGAAGCAGAAAGATGTAA